The DNA window TACGGCGGCGACGGGAGGCGACCGTGGGATACCAGGCGCGTTACGGTGAACTGCCGGTCGACCCGGAGCACGCCGAGGACGAGGACGAGCAGGCCCGGCTCGTGCAGGTCGAGGCGGACACCGACGTCCCGGCCCCGGACGACACCGACGCGCGGCCGGACCTGGTCACCGAGGACGACGGATCCGGCGTGGCCGGCGGCTCGTCCGGCAGCAGCAGCGGCGGATCGGGAATGCCCGGACACCCCGACGCGGCCCGCTGATTTCCCGCCCGCCTCCCCCTGGGCGTCTGACGAACTGCGCCCGGTCGCGCCGTCGGCCGGTCCACCCGTCCGGCCCACGTAGTCGCTGCCGGCGGCGGTCCACAGGAGACCGGGCGAACCCGCCCTGACCAGTGCAGACGATAGGCCCCAATCCGTCTCCGGCTAGGTCGGGTAGTGCTAGACCGGACAGACCGGTAGGGTTGCGCCCACATCGCCGTCGGCCGGCAGAGCCCGGCCGCTGGTGCCTTGTGGGCTGCCCATGATTGGAATTCAACTTGGCGCACGAACAGGCCGACCGCGAAAGCAGGCACCGTGATTCGGACGAACACGGCCAGCCAACGGCGTCGAACCCGCGCCGGGGTCAACAGCAGTCCATCAAACGGCGCGTCATCAGGCTCGTGCTCATCCCCAGTGTCGTCGCACTGGTCATGTGGCTCGTCGCGTCCGGATACCTTATCTTCCAGGGCTTCTACAACCGCGAGGTCGCCAACAGCGTCCGCCAGGTGTCGATCCCGGCGGTGTCCGCGCTGGCCTCGCTCCAGCAGGAACGGCGGCTGAGCGTCGCCTACCTCGCGCAGCCGTCGAGGGACCTGCAGAAGCTGCTCGACCGGCGGCAGCAGACGGACCAGCGGATCGCGGCGATGCGCAGCGCGGCCGACTCGGCGTTGGGCAACGCTCCGCAGTCCATCGCGACGCAGTGGAGGACGCTGGCGGGCCACCTGGACGAGCTACCGGGCGTACGGAGCACCATCGACGCCCGGTCCGCCGACCAGCAGGGCGTGTACGACTTCTACAACGACCTGCTCGACGCCGCGACCGGGCTCTTCGACACCCAGGCCCGGATCGTCCCCGACGTCACCGCGGCCCAGGGCGGCATCGCGGCGACCGAGACCTTCCGCGCCAGCGACCTGATGTCCCGGGCCGGATCGAAGATCGACGGCGCGTTCGGCTCCCGCTCGTTCGGCCAGCAGGACTACCTCGAGTTCGTGAGCCTGGTGGGCGCCTACCACGCCGGCCTCGCCAACGTCGCCCCGCACCTGCAGGCGGATGTGCGCAGGCGCCACGAGGGGATCACGGCGGGCAGCCCCTGGAAGCAGTTGGTCGCCGCGGAGAACGCGCTCATCGCCGGCGGCCCGTGGCGGGACGGGATGCCGCGCGCGCTGCCGTTCACGAGGGCCGAGTGGGACACGCTCACGCAGCAGGTCTCCGACGACCTGATCAACCTGACCGTCGAGCAGGCCGACAAGGTCTCGGCGGAGACCCTCCGCACGGGCAACGGGCAGCTGCTGACCGCGTCCCTGGGCAGCCTCCTGGCGCTGTCCGTCGCCGTCGCCGCGATCCTGTGGGCGATCCGCCAGTCGCGGATCCTGGTCGACCGCGCGCTCTCCGTCCGCCTGGCGCAGTTGGGTAGGGACGCCGCCGCGATGGTGGACGAGCGGCTGCCGGCCATGATGGAACGCCTCCGGCGGCGCGAGAAGGTCGACGTCGCGGTCGAGCTTCCGATGCAGGACTACGGCAGCGACGAGATCGGCCAGGTCGCGCAGGTCATCAACAGGTCGCTGCAGGCCGCCGCAGGCGCGGCCGTCGACGAGGCGAAGACCCGGGCCGCCGGTGTCGCCATGCTGATGGGCGTCGCCCGCCGCCCGCAACGACCCCTCCAGCGGGGCCTGAAGGTCATCGAGGACCTGCAGATCCGGATCGGCGACGAGGAGCTGTTGACGGAGCTGTTCGACATCAACCACCAGCTCACCCAGACCCGGCGCTTCCTGGAGAACCTGGTCATCCTGGCCGGTGGCCAGATCGGCCGGCGTTTCCAGAACCCCGTCCCGGTACGCCGCGTGATGCTGGCGGCGTTCGCCGAGGCCCAGCACTACCAGCGGATCACCCTGCGCAACGCGCCCGACGTGGCGATCGTGGGGCCGGCGGTCGCCGGGACCATCCACCTCCTTGCCGAGCTGCTGGACAACGCGCTCGCGTTCTCCTCGCCAGAGACGACGGTCTGGGTGACCTGCGTCGAGGTCAAGAACGGCGTCGCGGTCGAGATCGAGGACGCCGGCGTGGGCATGAAGCCGGAGTCCCTGGAGCGCGCGAACGAGCTGCTGGCCACCGCGCCCACGCCGGACGTGACGGCGCTGAAGGACGGCGCGCAGGTCGGTCTGCACGTTGTCGCGGAGCTGGCCAAGCGGGAGGGCATCCAGGTGAGCCTCCGCGCGTCGGCGTACGGCGGCCTGCTCGCGATCGTGCTCCTGCCGGACCGCGTGCTCGCCACCGACCCGGTGACCTCCGACCTGGAGCGTACGGCCCCCGGCATCAGGCTGCCCGTGGCCGCCGCGCCGGTCGCCGCGCCGCCCCGCGCGGGTCACCCGGGTGGGCGGCCCGTCGCCGGCGCCGGCGGGGTCACGACGGCCGTTCCGACCCAGTCGGCCCGGCCGCTGGTCCGGCCCCAGACCGACCGACCGCACCGCGTGGGGGGCATGATGAGCGACTCCCAACCGACCAACGGCACCGCGGCCATCCCTTCCTGGCAGCTGGACTCCCCCGTCCCGCTCGGCCTCGGCAGCGGCGCGCCCACGGCCGGCAGCGGCTTCGGCAACGGTCTCGGCCACAGCACGCCCACGGCCGGCAACGGTCTCGGCCACAGCACGCCCACGGCCGGCAACGGCAACGGCAGGCACACGCTCGGCGGCAACGGCACGGCCGGCCCGGGCGGGAGTTCACCCACTCTCGGCGGCTCGGCCGCCCTGGGCAACGGCGCCCCCGGCCAGCGGAACCCCGCCCGGCCGCCCCTGCCCCACCGGCAACCGCAACAGCACCTGGTGCCCGAGCTGCGCGACGACGACGTGCCAGGACGCGCCCCCCGGACGGCGGAACCAGCCAGGTCGCCGGAGGAGGCCCGGGCGCGGTTCGCCAGGTACCAACAGGCCTGGGCGGCCGGCCGGGCAGCGGGCACCGACGAATCGGCAACCAGAGACGATCAAGGCAGGAAAGCGTGACCAACTCGACACCTCAGACCGATCTGACCTGGATCCTGGACGATCTCGTGGAGGTCCCCGACGTCGTCTACGCACTCGTCCTGTCCACCGACGGGCTGATCGTCCAGAAGTCCACGTCGCTGGCGCAGGACGCCGGTGAGCTGCTGGCGGCCGGCGCGTCGTCGCTGTACAGCGTGGCGGCCGGTATGGGTCGCCGCTTCGACAGCGGGCCGGTGCAGCAGGTCATCATCGAGTACCGGGGCCGC is part of the Micromonospora olivasterospora genome and encodes:
- a CDS encoding sensor histidine kinase is translated as MLIPSVVALVMWLVASGYLIFQGFYNREVANSVRQVSIPAVSALASLQQERRLSVAYLAQPSRDLQKLLDRRQQTDQRIAAMRSAADSALGNAPQSIATQWRTLAGHLDELPGVRSTIDARSADQQGVYDFYNDLLDAATGLFDTQARIVPDVTAAQGGIAATETFRASDLMSRAGSKIDGAFGSRSFGQQDYLEFVSLVGAYHAGLANVAPHLQADVRRRHEGITAGSPWKQLVAAENALIAGGPWRDGMPRALPFTRAEWDTLTQQVSDDLINLTVEQADKVSAETLRTGNGQLLTASLGSLLALSVAVAAILWAIRQSRILVDRALSVRLAQLGRDAAAMVDERLPAMMERLRRREKVDVAVELPMQDYGSDEIGQVAQVINRSLQAAAGAAVDEAKTRAAGVAMLMGVARRPQRPLQRGLKVIEDLQIRIGDEELLTELFDINHQLTQTRRFLENLVILAGGQIGRRFQNPVPVRRVMLAAFAEAQHYQRITLRNAPDVAIVGPAVAGTIHLLAELLDNALAFSSPETTVWVTCVEVKNGVAVEIEDAGVGMKPESLERANELLATAPTPDVTALKDGAQVGLHVVAELAKREGIQVSLRASAYGGLLAIVLLPDRVLATDPVTSDLERTAPGIRLPVAAAPVAAPPRAGHPGGRPVAGAGGVTTAVPTQSARPLVRPQTDRPHRVGGMMSDSQPTNGTAAIPSWQLDSPVPLGLGSGAPTAGSGFGNGLGHSTPTAGNGLGHSTPTAGNGNGRHTLGGNGTAGPGGSSPTLGGSAALGNGAPGQRNPARPPLPHRQPQQHLVPELRDDDVPGRAPRTAEPARSPEEARARFARYQQAWAAGRAAGTDESATRDDQGRKA
- a CDS encoding roadblock/LC7 domain-containing protein, giving the protein MTNSTPQTDLTWILDDLVEVPDVVYALVLSTDGLIVQKSTSLAQDAGELLAAGASSLYSVAAGMGRRFDSGPVQQVIIEYRGRTLFVAAAGQNARLAVLCEQSVDMGTVAYEMSRLVTRIGEYLGSEARPPVLPLSESVGLRP
- a CDS encoding preprotein translocase YidC, translated to MGYQARYGELPVDPEHAEDEDEQARLVQVEADTDVPAPDDTDARPDLVTEDDGSGVAGGSSGSSSGGSGMPGHPDAAR